A region of Mesoplodon densirostris isolate mMesDen1 chromosome 11, mMesDen1 primary haplotype, whole genome shotgun sequence DNA encodes the following proteins:
- the LOC132498789 gene encoding retinol dehydrogenase 16-like, with translation MWLYLAVLVGLYYLLRWYRERQVVSHLQDKFVFITGCDSGFGKLLARQLDLRGLRVLAACLTEQGAEQLKDQTSDRLETVILDVTKTESIAAATEWLKERVGDRGLWGLVNNAGICTPMAPSEWLTKQDFVKMLDVNLLGMIEVTLSLLPLVRKVRGRVVNVSSVMGRVSLFGGGYCMSKYGVEAFSDSLRRELSYFGVKVMMVEPGYFMTNMTSPEVFNGSLQASWDQASPEIKELYGEKFVADFMKTSNLMKPSWSGNLSLVTDCMEHALTACHPRTRYSAGWDAKLFYLPMSYMPTFLVDLMMYWGAPRPAKAL, from the exons ATGTGGCTGTACCTGGCGGTCCTTGTGGGCCTGTACTACCTCCTGCGCTGGTACCGGGAGAGGCAGGTGGTGAGCCACCTCCAGGACAAGTTCGTCTTCATCACGGGCTGTGACTCGGGCTTTGGGAAGCTGCTGGCCAGGCAGCTGGACCTGCGAGGCTTGAGGGTTCTGGCTGCGTGTCTGACGGAGCAGGGGGCCGAGCAGCTGAAGGACCAGACATCAGACAGGTTGGAGACGGTGATCCTGGACGTCACCAAGACTGAGAGCATCGCTGCGGCCACTGAGTGGCTGAAGGAGCGTGTCGGGGACAGAG GACTCTGGGGCCTGGTGAATAATGCCGGCATTTGCACGCCCATGGCACCCAGTGAGTGGCTGACCAAACAGGACTTCGTAAAGATGCTCGACGTGAACCTCTTGGGGATGATTGAGGTGACCCTGAGTCTGCTGCCCCTAGTGAGGAAGGTGAGGGGCCGTGTGGTCAACGTCTCCAGTGTCATGGGCCGCGTGTCCCTCTTTGGTGGAGGCTACTGCATGTCCAAGTACGGCGTGGAGGCTTTCTCAGACTCCCTCAG GAGGGAGCTCTCCTACTTCGGAGTGAAGGTGATGATGGTTGAGCCCGGTTACTTCATGACCAATATGACCAGCCCTGAGGTGTTTAATGGAAGCCTCCAGGCATCATGGGATCAGGCCAGCCCAGAGATCAAGGAACTCTATGGAGAGAAGTTCGTGGCTGACT TCATGAAGACATCTAATTTAATGAAGCCATCATGGTCTGGGAATCTGTCCTTGGTGACCGACTGCATGGAGCATGCCCTGACCGCCTGCCACCCCCGCACCCGGTACTCTGCTGGCTGGGACGCCAAGCTCTTCTACCTCCCCATGAGCTACATGCCCACCTTCCTGGTGGATCTCATGATGTACTGGGGTGCCCCACGGCCTGCTAAGGCCCTGTAA